The Victivallis sp. Marseille-Q1083 genome has a window encoding:
- a CDS encoding DUF4838 domain-containing protein yields MRWCVAVPLVILAQLAPGLQAFRFDRGEEPPAIWIHPECEPVVKYAASELAFHLKESLAQECSIRQSDLLEVAELRIAGDAVRLTAPELQTAVDSYTLQIRPDSISVYAASGNERGVLYGVYALLEDDFRCRWYTPELTVIPEVEHLEIAEGVRQYAPPVQWREVFYYEAAEPVFAGRQRLNGNTSGRCERSPGRRVIDEGAHGDWGLWCHSMFSLLDPELYQTHPEYFAEVDGKRVAPKPDGTQACMTDPAVADIVIEALRKKIAATPPPSVPWAGPLRYWSVSQMDGRGYCTCSRCAAVDRENGSPIGSILQLVNRVAEAFPDYRIGTLAYDYSRHVPGATRLQPNVVIQLCSIEAPRVAANEPVSTSPKHQSFRDDIVNWGRLCNDIVLWDYVVQFQNLVAPYPNWNVLQDNIRFYAGHHVTGIFCQGNRDRGGEFAELRAYLLSKLLWDPDCDLERHRQDFLAAWYGAAAPCIAEYLARQERELAKSGLPLSMDGEVAAHRNGFLSEVNLRVYNELFDQAEAAVAADPERLNRVRKERLGIQYVQLRLRYGTPEERRKVLADFTACAEKNGVWMLSEVDWREDQAGNRAMFFKRISDELDAEDNEHGR; encoded by the coding sequence ATGCGTTGGTGTGTTGCCGTGCCGCTGGTGATTCTGGCGCAGTTGGCCCCCGGACTGCAGGCGTTCCGCTTTGACCGCGGAGAGGAACCGCCGGCAATCTGGATTCATCCGGAGTGCGAGCCGGTGGTCAAATATGCGGCGTCGGAACTGGCTTTTCATCTGAAGGAGAGTCTGGCGCAGGAGTGTTCAATCCGGCAGAGCGATCTTCTGGAGGTCGCCGAATTGCGGATCGCCGGCGACGCGGTCCGGTTGACGGCGCCGGAATTGCAGACGGCGGTTGATTCCTACACGCTGCAGATCCGGCCGGATTCCATTTCCGTTTATGCGGCGTCCGGAAATGAACGGGGGGTGCTTTATGGCGTTTACGCGTTGCTGGAGGACGATTTCCGGTGCCGCTGGTACACGCCGGAACTGACGGTGATTCCGGAAGTGGAACACCTGGAAATTGCCGAAGGCGTCCGGCAATACGCGCCGCCGGTACAGTGGCGGGAAGTTTTTTATTATGAGGCCGCCGAGCCGGTTTTTGCCGGCCGTCAACGGCTGAACGGCAATACGTCGGGCCGTTGCGAACGTTCGCCCGGCCGCCGGGTGATCGACGAGGGCGCGCACGGCGATTGGGGCCTCTGGTGCCACAGTATGTTTTCGCTGCTGGACCCGGAACTCTACCAGACCCATCCGGAATATTTCGCCGAGGTCGACGGCAAACGGGTGGCGCCGAAGCCCGACGGGACCCAGGCCTGCATGACCGACCCGGCCGTGGCCGATATCGTCATCGAAGCCTTGCGGAAAAAGATTGCCGCGACCCCGCCGCCGTCCGTCCCGTGGGCCGGGCCGTTGCGGTACTGGAGCGTCAGCCAGATGGATGGCCGGGGGTATTGCACTTGCAGTCGCTGCGCCGCCGTCGACCGGGAAAATGGATCGCCGATCGGCTCCATTCTGCAATTGGTCAACCGGGTGGCGGAGGCGTTTCCCGATTACCGCATCGGCACGCTCGCCTACGACTATTCACGGCATGTGCCGGGCGCGACCCGGCTGCAGCCGAATGTGGTGATTCAGCTCTGCTCGATTGAGGCGCCGCGCGTCGCGGCGAATGAACCGGTGTCGACTTCGCCCAAACATCAATCTTTTCGGGACGACATCGTCAATTGGGGCAGATTGTGCAATGACATCGTCCTCTGGGATTACGTCGTTCAGTTCCAGAATCTGGTGGCGCCTTATCCGAACTGGAATGTGCTGCAGGACAACATCCGGTTTTACGCCGGGCACCACGTCACCGGGATCTTTTGCCAGGGCAACCGGGACCGCGGCGGAGAATTCGCCGAGCTGCGCGCTTACTTGCTGAGTAAACTGTTATGGGATCCCGATTGCGATCTCGAACGGCATCGGCAGGATTTCCTGGCCGCCTGGTATGGTGCCGCCGCGCCCTGCATCGCCGAATACCTGGCCCGCCAGGAACGCGAGCTGGCGAAATCCGGCCTGCCGCTGTCGATGGACGGAGAAGTGGCCGCTCATCGCAACGGTTTCCTGTCTGAAGTGAACCTGCGCGTTTACAACGAGCTTTTCGATCAGGCGGAAGCGGCGGTCGCCGCCGATCCGGAAAGGCTGAATCGGGTGCGGAAGGAGCGGCTCGGGATCCAGTATGTCCAGCTCCGGCTGCGGTATGGCACGCCGGAAGAACGCCGGAAGGTGCTCGCCGATTTTACCGCCTGCGCCGAAAAGAATGGCGTCTGGATGTTGAGTGAAGTGGATTGGCGGGAAGACCAGGCCGGAAATCGCGCCATGTTTTTCAAACGCATTTCCGACGAATTGGATGCGGAGGACAATGAACACGGGAGATGA